The nucleotide sequence acctcatgatgccatctattttgtgaagtgcaccagtccctcctgcagcaaagcacccccacaacatgatgctgccacccccgtgcttcatggttgggatggtgttcttcggcttgcaagcctccccctttttcctccacacataatgatggtcattatggccaaacagttctatttttgtttcatcagaccagaggacatttctccagaaggtacgatctttgtccccatgtgcagttgtaaaccgtagtctggctttttttatggcggttttggagcagtggcttcttccttgctgagcggcctttctggttatgtcgatataggactcgttttactgtggatatagatacttttatacctgttttctccagcatcttcacaaggttatttgctgctgttctgggattgatttgcacttttcgcaccaaagtacgtacaacctctaggagacagactgCGTTTCCTTCCTGAGTTGTAttacggctgcatggtcccatggtgtttatactggcgtactattgtttgtataaatgaatgtggtaccttcaggcatttgaatgAAAAAGGagaccgcacactgctcttgatagtatcactgatctttaataaacTTACGTATCgtcctcacagccttcgtcagagcttttgtgaatttttttttaaattagcacccttatgtagacctagccccaggtctacaattttcttctgaggtcttgactgatttattttgattttcccatcctgtcaagcaaagaggcactgagtttgaaggtaggccttgaaatacatccacatgtacacctccaattgactcaaataatgtaaattagccagaagcttctaaagccatgacataattttctggaattttccaagctgtttaaaggcacagtcaacttagtgtatgtaaacttctgaaccactggaattgtgatacagtgaattacaagtgaaataatctgtctaaacaattgttggaaaaatgacttgtgtcatgcacacagtagatgtcctaaccgacttgccaaaactatagtttgttaacaatacatttgtggagtggttgaaaaaggagtttttgactccaacctaagtgtattgtgacggccctgaattattctgaaccgtctcagtgcagctccttccaatagggcgcttttcctttaattcccaattaaatagccagcatcagctgcgcaaaagtggggttgtgatggagacgtgaatgaggatgtgttcaaccctcagttccgaagcttctctattcggTTTGTTTTGTTgccgttaaacgtgtgttttgtagcctaagagtttacccaggatcggatccactatttgcgtccgtggactacacctctccgttcttcgtggcctttctccgctggagatctgttggcggattggattgtctgactgaccgactaccacctttttgtatacggtatttaatttgttttgatgtgatgtatacggtgatgatttatgtcgttagttgtagttgaggacttagtaagagttgatacgctttaaagttcggtggtaaaataattgttatattgattgtatgattaatactgggtttacgctacacggaatgaacggacaaacattgcgtgacaaaagtcacttgagttcactgaactcctttaccgggctggactctttttaggcccgaggtacaggacatttctggaggaaccagaactcattgtgttatattattatgtgtgtgtaatcattgatgttgctaatacaacccacgcaaaataatatagttgtttttgaagttcttttcaatgttttaagggtttatgaaaagtttatttccatcctgacttttacataagtcccttgtattggtgtagacttgacggaccagatgggactcattccctcccaaaccaaaaggagaaaccaatgttttctctggtaggcacaacctacctggcacccctataaataataacctcaagtcaaaaccgttacggtatgtaaacttccgacttcaactgtaccttaatagaaagttactcaagtaaaatagagagttacccagtaaaatactacttgagtaaaagtctagaagtatttggttctaaatatacctaagtatcaaaagtcaatgtaattgattaaatatacGTCAGAATCCAAagtatcagaggcagtagggatggccagggatgttctcttgataagtgtgtgaatttgaatattttcctgtcctgctaagcattcaaaatataccgagtacttttgggtgtcaatgAAAATGCCATTATTTCATGACAATAACATCCTATTTAACAGTTTGACGATGGCATTCGTCACTCATTTTCTTTCTccatgacctttgacccctcTAACCTCTCACTTCTGACCTCTCTTCTTCTGCGGTCTACTCCAGGTAGAGAAGGTGATGCCAGCCGACACCTTCTATTTCTCCATCCTTCGTGACCCTGTAGCGCTCACTGAGTCGTCCTACGCCTACTACAAAGCCGTTGCCCCTGCCTTCAGGAAAGCCAAAGGTACATCATAGTGCATAGGCCTCCGGAGTGGTGTCACTaaagacccgggttcgatcccaggctgtgtcgcagccgtcTGTgttgcgaccgggagacccatgaggcggtgcacaatttggcccagcgtcgtcctggttaggggagggtttggcccagcgtcgtcctggttaggggagggtttggcccagcgtcgtccgggttaggggagggtttggcccagcgtcgtccgggttaggggagggtttggcccagcgtcgtcctggttaggggagggtttggcccagcgtcgtccgggttaggggagggtttggcccagcgtcgtccgggttaggggagggtttggcccagcgtcgtccgggttaggggagggtttggcccagcgtcgtccgggttaggggagggtttggcccagcgtcgtccgggttaggggagggtttggcccagcgtcgtccgggttaggggagggtttggcacagcgtcgtcctggttaggggagggtttggcccagcgtcgtccgggttaggggagggtttggcccagcgtcgtccgggttaggggagggtttggcccagcgtcgtccgggttaggggagggtttggcccagcgtcgtccgggttaggggagggtttggcccagcgtcgtccgggttaggggagggtttggcacagcgtcgtccgggttaggggagggtttggcacagcgtcgtccgggttaggggagggtttggcacagcgtcgtccgggttaggggagggtttggcacagcgtcgtccgggttaggggagggtttggcacagcgtcgtccgggttaggggagggtttggcccagcgtcgtccgggttaggggagggtttggcacagcgtcgtccgggttaggggagggtttggcacagcgtcgtccgggttaggggagggtttggcacagcgtcgtccgggttaggggagggtttggcacagcgtcgtccgggttaggggagggtttggcacagcgtcgtccgggttaggggagggtttggcccagcgtcgtccgggttaggggagggtttggcccagcgtcgtccgggttaggggagggtttggcccagcgtcgtccgggttaggggagggtttgtccttgTCTCTTCGCGCTCTAGAAACTCCTTGtggcatgcacgctgacttcgctGTTTCCGCCGACACTTTGGTGTGGCATGTGAAGAAgtagtgtggcttggcagggtctttttttcggaggacgcatggctctcgaccttcgcctctcccgagtccatacgggagttgcagcgatgggacaagactgctAATTGGAtgtcatgaaattggggaggaaaaagtacaaaaatgtcaaataaaacaACAGCATACAACAATTTTTTGAACTACCTAGTCAGGGTCAATTCTATTTcagttccagtcaattcagaacgttaaccaaattccaattccacattttcctcattgaaaagcgtttaagtgtacttcctgaattgactggaattgatcCCAATGCTATTATCGATATAATATCGTCCAAAATAACATTGAGATATGTAATtgtatagaccccccccccccccatagtctGGATGCTATCAAATGAATAGCCTCATTGAGGACATTTTAGGTTTTCTAATCTTAATCTAATCTTAATCTGACAGGCCTGGGAGACTTCGCCGACAACCCCCAGAAGTACTACGACCCCCGTCTCCGTAACAACCACTACGCTCGCAACCTGCTGTGGTTCGACTTCGGCCTGGACCACAACGCCAACTTCTCCACCACACTGACGCAACGAGGTGAAGTGGCCATTCGACGTGCCTTCAAACTCATCCTGGTCTCGGAGCACTTCGACGAATCCATGGTACTGCTCCGCCACGCCCTCTGTTGGCCCCTGGACGCTGTCGTCTCCTTTAGCCTGAACGCCCGGCAGCAAAAGTCCAATGGAGGCAGCTCCTGGGTGGATAAAGCGGCCGCTGCTCAGCCCCCCGCCATGGCTCTCACAGACAACCAACGGCAGAAGCTCCGGGAGTGGAACGCCCTGGACTGGCACCTCTATCAGGCATTCAACCGCTCCTTCTGGGATGAAGTGGATCGCTTTGGAAGAGCCAGAATGGACCAAGAGGTCGTTCTACTCCGGACCCGCCGGGAGTTGCTGGCTAAAGCTTGCCTGAGGGAAGGCGGGAGGCCGGTAGAGGCAAGCCGCATCCGGGACAAGAACATCAGGCCCTTCCAGAGCGGTTTGGTGAAGATCCTAGGATATGAGCTCCAGCCTGGGCTGGACAACGCTACCCGTCAGGCCTGTCTGAGGATGATCAGGCCGGAGATCCAGTATAAAGACCTGCTGGATGCCAGGCAGTTCCCCAGGGCAGCTCCCCAGCCTGCCCAGGCTCCGCCCCCAGCTATCCCTGCTGGGGGAGCCTACATGAGGAAAGGCCCCTCCTCCCAACTCAGGACAGGAGAGCTgggagtggaggggggagggaggatgggggaggagaggtacTGGGACGGGAGTCGGTTATCgcgtagtaataataataataaccaaaCATTGGTGCGAgatagaggtggaagagaggggaaaaggaaCATAAGATAGTTTTCCATCCAGAATGAATTCCAGGTGGGGAGTGGATAAGACTAAACCCCGACTGAGCCTGTGTACTCGTACTCAAGCACTTGTTGAGTATTTCTATTACTCAAGTACTCCGAAAGACCCATTCTCCCTCCAACCCTGCTGTACCTTCACTTTATTGTACATTCCCGTTTTTTTGGCACATCTTACGACTCCTTTTATGAACGGTTCTGACTCCCTTATGTTCATATTGACTTTGTAAGGGTGCGAATTATGGGGAAGCTAAGCTTCCCTGAATGACACATGAGCTCCTCTAAAGATAACAAAagtccaaaaatgtttttttttctgggaGGGGTATTGATAATTTGACCTAGACACGCACCGACAGCAAGACGCATCAATCTTACCGCTCAGTATGTGTTGCCCATATATCTGATGCTGTCGGGACCAAACAAGTATGATAGAGGGGCGGCGTTTCGCACGCTCGGATCCTTTCTCTGGTGAGAgacaagtaactgccaaaataaaggaaacgccaacatcaagtgtcttaatagggcgttggctCACAACCGCTTCAATGCTCATGCCGCTGTGGCATAGattctggaactctattggagcgATGTGACACCGTTCTTCCATgacaaattccataatttggtgttttgttgatggtggtggaaaatgctgtctcaggcaccactccagaatctcccataagtgttcaattgggttgagttctgTAGACTGAGATAAACACCCTTTAAACCCCTTATGCtcatttgagacccctctttcaaagtcactgagatctcttctagtcatggtagccaaaataatgggcaactgggcatttttgtACATGacactaagcatgatgggatgttaattgcttaattaactcaggaaccacacctgtgtggaaccACCTGCTtacaatatactttgtatccctcatttattcaagtgtttcctttattttggcagttacatatAGATTCATTCTGCCAATTGAAGGAAAATTACTTAACTTatttttgtataaaaaaataaatattgttcACATTTTTGGGGAAAcatggcttcccttggcatccaagAATACACTCACTGTAGAAGGCCTAATGACAATCACCAAATGTCATTACACTGATGGTGTCTATAGCAGATGTCTCTTTCTATTCATTAAATGGCGcgtgcacagtgcactgtttgGATGCTGTAATTATTTTGGAGTGGAGGAACGTGCGCAGCCGCAGGTAGCCGACTTTTTGAAGTGATATGTTTTACAATCAGATGACTACTTCATGACTGGTTGTGCTCATGCCACattaaaatgtaatacatttttacagttaAACGATAATAATATCTTTACTATTAGGccaataaaaaaaactgtttccTAGTAGACGCTCCCCTGAATGTCACAGTATAGTTCGCTCTCTGGACTTTATGAACACTGTGGACGTGAAATGGAATTGCATCGCATTCAGTGGGCCAACTGTCAATCAAAAAGTTTACTTCTCTGCTTGAGATTCAGAGGTCCAACTTCTCTTGCACGATCAAAATGTcagcattttttttgtttttagaaaAAAAGCTTGGCTTTTACCTTTTTCTTGAATGCTAATGTTAAAACAGCAAACAGGCAGCCAGCCATAGCTACTGTAAATGCTGGGGTAGGGATGATGTGAATTGCATGTTCTGACTGAGGATCGGAATGGAATTCCTCTCTGAACGCAGTGTGCCTGGCGTTGGAAAAGTAGTTCACAtgaagcagtggaggctggtgtgaggaggacagctcataatggCTGGAATGCAATGAAAGGAACGGCAACAATCACATGGTTTCCATGCGTTTGATAGCATTCTATTCATGCCATTCCAATGAGCCTGTCCTATCATTTAAAGTGACACTAGCCTCCACTGATACAAAGCCAGCATTGAAGAGCAGTGAATCTCACAATAGGCCTTACTGTGATGTCTtctagagagatagatggagaacatcttaaaggcccagtgcagctGTTTTTATATCAATGTCAAATCATTTCTGTCTACCAATTAAGTAATAGACTTCTATTAAAAAGGGCAAAAATAGTTTCTTTATGAAAAATTCTCAAGCTAGAATTTAGCTTGGACTGTCGGGGCGGGGATtatagctgttattggcagagaggattTTAACTCTTCGTTATTGTTATCTATTAAACAATTTATCGcgtggtgatgtcaccatggaaagccgTAACTCCCGCCTATACAagcctgctgattagaaggtcctgtgtagatatTTTTATTTTTCGACCAGCAACtttcaggaaataacactgataataaaaaatgtaaaaaacttcTACGGTGTTAGTTCCATCAGCGGTGTGAATTATATAACAGAatgttgactgcactgggcctttaatgttAACACATGGTACTTTGATAGGGACCGACATGTACTGTATCTGAACTGAAGCACTGTGGTTGAATGGATAGCAAAGTCTGACTATTCACTTTTTTAGTGTGGCTTTTCATACACTGTACATACCGTATGTAATATAGTATACACAGTATTTCCCTGGCTCAATGGTGAGTTTCAATGCGAGCTAGGATTCCACCCCCTCCACATAGATATTCACATGTGAAGCCTGAGTACATCTCATGCATACCTTACATACAAGAACACCTATGTACATCGTATCTTACATAGTATATacattttaacacacacacacacacacactgtactctgTCATGCTTGACAGCGTAAATGAATCATGGAAGCTCATTAAAATGCATTCTCACATGTCAGCCAGCCAGCGCAATTGGTGTCAGGTGACCATGGGGTGCATATATAAAGGTACGCCATCTGGTGGTGTGGAGGTGTAATGCTAtaatcctggtcccagatctaggTGTGCTGTATTAACCAACTCTTAGACCAGGCTATAGCAATGCCACTGAGTACCAGGATGTTATTATTGGTTGACGATCTTACTAGTGTAAGATCCACACATGTATTAATGTCTTTGGTGGAACAAGCTGTGATTTTTGGAGCGAATCTGTGACCAAGTCAGTTCATTTTTATTAAGCAATCTAGATGACATAATTtctggtgtgtcacagcatctttgaacagaacagaatTTACCTGAAGCTTCTTTAAACAACAGGGGGGGACACACAGCTATCGTTTCCCTTTCCATTCACCACTCCAGGTGCAGTGTAATCTATTtcaagttttattttttttaatcattttgGCACATTTTTCAGATGTAAGTGGTATATTTTCTAAGCTCTATGTACAAAACTCTAAACTGATAACACGTGTAATGCCTCCTGTCTTATGTTCAGAACCTTTGATTGTGCATTCATTGAGGTTGCACACATCTTTCACCCCTGGGTCATTCCATAAAATACAACATTTAGTTAAGTCACCAATACATCAGGTAATAGGCTCACCATTTAGTCATTTTAACTAACATTAAATACAATAGCAAAGAATACAAGATACACATTGTAAAAACTGTTATTTTTGAATTGCTGTTAGAAAGAATAGTAGTAAAATCAAATTTTCCATACAGAATTTGACTATAACTTGACATGCACAATTTTAGTTTCATTATccttatacagtactacagtgcatacagtactacagtagatacagtactacagtagatacagtactacagtacatacagtacacacagtactacaGTGCATACAGTACTGTGGTCAAATAATCAGATATAGTGGTATTGTAAAGCAGTCGGCTGGTAAAAACGTACCACGGTGTTGTATGCCATTTCTGCCCCATGGACAAATGTACAATATCACCTTTTCTACGTGACTTTTCAACTGATACAGTATCACCTGTCTCTCTGCTTGAAATTCATGAGCTTAATGTATCAATGTATACGGTATAATCCCAGGTATTTCAGCAGTGCATTGTACACTACGCTATAATGGTAGCACATAGGGAGTCTTTGTCCTATTGAAGCACACTGGCTGATGGAGAATGATGATGTAGTATTTACAGCCACATCCATACATGATTTGAAATTGACAGTGCTCAGTTATCAAGCTATAAACGTTAGGTAGGCACTACATCATGTTGGTTCAGTAGTGAGCAGTTTGATTAAGTAATAGTTAATTGTATTGTTTGCAATTGACAAAATCATATCAAACGTGAATATTGTGTTTTGAAAAGCAGATACTTATATTGAATATGCATCCGAACTGAAAGAGTGATTCGCTGGAGTGAACAAGTGACACTGAATTTGTTTGCTGCTCAGTCAATGGAAAATGTGCTTTTGAAATATGAGTtttgatataatataatatgagtTTTGAAATAT is from Oncorhynchus clarkii lewisi isolate Uvic-CL-2024 unplaced genomic scaffold, UVic_Ocla_1.0 unplaced_contig_6142_pilon_pilon, whole genome shotgun sequence and encodes:
- the LOC139400216 gene encoding galactose-3-O-sulfotransferase 2-like encodes the protein MVFKRRARRMRLGLGCYRVGPTWLWKALLVFVAIAFAGQLLGVIYNKSLQQDRSWWLFSSDGQGPSLGFCRPRSHVMFLKTHKTASSTVLNILYRYGEEKDLRFALPLGYQFGYPLPFNAHRVKGYRGPRVAEFSIMGNHMRFSKPEVEKVMPADTFYFSILRDPVALTESSYAYYKAVAPAFRKAKGLGDFADNPQKYYDPRLRNNHYARNLLWFDFGLDHNANFSTTLTQRGEVAIRRAFKLILVSEHFDESMVLLRHALCWPLDAVVSFSLNARQQKSNGGSSWVDKAAAAQPPAMALTDNQRQKLREWNALDWHLYQAFNRSFWDEVDRFGRARMDQEVVLLRTRRELLAKACLREGGRPVEASRIRDKNIRPFQSGLVKILGYELQPGLDNATRQACLRMIRPEIQYKDLLDARQFPRAAPQPAQAPPPAIPAGGAYMRKGPSSQLRTGELGVEGGGRMGEERYWDGSRLSRSNNNNNQTLVRDRGGREGKRNIR